From Dysgonomonadaceae bacterium PH5-43:
TAAAAATTATCTGTTGGAAAATGGCTTTAAGTAAAGAGAATATCCTGCATTCAACGGATAAAGGATTAGCTGTTTTTCGCCACTACATTGTAGTTCCTTTTCAACTTGGAAAGAACTTCCTGAATCCATTGTACAATGACAAACATGCATCCTGTAATATCTACTATGATCGCAAAAGCGATTGTTACCGACTGAAAGATTTTGGTAACGATGATTATTCAGGAGATTGCTTTGCTTTTGTTGGTAAACTGGTTGGGATCGACTGCAAATCGCCAAAAGGTTTTATCCAAATCATGGAGAAAATAAACAACGATTTACACTTAGGGCTTTCAGAATCATCAAAACCGGCTGCTCCTCCAAAGCGGATAAATAATTCTGTTGAGAATCCAATAGCGAAGAAGTCCAGACCCTATACCATTCAACAACGTAGTTTTACAAGTTCAGAACTCGATTGGTGGGGACGGTACGGAATAGAGGAAAGAACGTTGAAGCAGTTCAATGTCGTTTCACTAAAGCGTTTTGATAGTGTCAGTAAAGACGAGAAGTCTTTCTATTTTCTTTCAACTGGGGAAGAACCAATGTTCGGATATTTAGGTAAACAACATATCAAAATCTATCGTCCTAAATCGGAAATAAGGTTTCTTCAAGCGGGAAATATTCCTGAAGGATATTGTTTCGGGTTAGAACAATTGCCTGCAAAAGGAGATTTACTATTTATTACTGGTGGCGAAAAAGATGTATTGACTCTTAGTTTACATGGTTTCAACGCAATTTCTTTTAATTCCGAAACTTCTAATATTCCACAAAACACAATTCAAAAGCTATCATATCGCTTCAAACATATTATTCTGTTGTTCGATGTTGATAAAACAGGTTTGAGTAGTTCTGAAAAACAAACCCAACAATTATCTCCTTATGGTGTGAAACGATTGCTCCTACCCCTCGCTGGAACAAAAGAAGAGAAAGATGTTTCCGATTATTTCAAGTTGGGTTATACCACAGACGATTTTATGAAACTGTTCATTGACTATTTAGATACTCTTTATAACGAAACCATGTCTGCATTGAAATCATGTGAGGTCGATTTTAACAATCCCCCACCTATCGCTAAAATGGTTATTTCAGTAAATGATGTGCCATTGGGTACGCAAGGGAATTTGCTTTGTATTACTGGTGGCGAAGGAACCGGAAAAAGCAATTATGTTGCAACCCTGATAGCCGGATCAATCCGAAAGCAAGGAGAATGTATTGATTCTTTAGGTTTGACCATTGAAGAAAATCATAAGGGAAAGGCGGTTTTGTTTTACGATACCGAACAGTCTGAAGTACAACTTTATAAAAACATCAACAATCTGCTTCGCCGAGCAAAACAGGAACAGATGCCAGATAACTTTCATGCCTACTGTCTAACGGGAATTTCCCGAAAAGAACGCTTACAGGCAATTATTCAAAGTATGGATAAATACCATTATCAATACAAGGGCATTCAATTAGTCGTGATTGATGGCATTGCCGACCTGATTAAGTGCGCCAATGACGAAGCAGAAAGTATTGCCGTTATTGAGGAATTATACCGCTTGGCGGGAATATACAACACTTGTATTGTGACGGTATTACATTTCATTCCAAACGGATTGAAACTTCGTGGACATTTGGGAAGTGAGCTTCAGCGGAAAGCTGCCGCCATTCTTTCCATTGAACACGATAATGAACCCTCCGTATCAGTTGTAAAAGCATTAAAAGTACGTGACGGAAGTCCTTTAGATGTTCCGCTTATGCTTTTTTCATGGGATAAAGAAAAAGGAATGCACGTTTACATGGGTGAAAAATCGACCGAAGCGAAGGAAAAACGAAAAGAAAATGATCTGGCTTCGGTGGCTAAGGAGATTTTTTCTCGTAAGCGATTTCTTACTTACGCCGAACTGTGCGAATTAATCCAGATGTCACTTGATGTAAAAGAACGGACGGCAAAAAATTACATCAAATTTATGCGAGAGAAAGAAATAATCATAAAAGACCCGTCCAATCAGAATTATTTCATGATAGGGCATATCATCTAAAACCCAACAGCCATGTATATAGACAAAAATAATTTTGAAGCGTGGATGGAACGAATCATGGATCGTTTCGACAAACAGGATAAAACACTTGACAAAATGAGCAAACACCGCAATATGTTAGACGGAGAACTCCTGCTTGATAATCAGGATTTATGTATGCTGCTTAATGTCAGCAAACGGACTTTACAACGATATCGTGCTACGGGCGAATTGCCTTTTCAAACGCTATATCACAAAACTTACTATAAGGAAAGTGATGTTCATGCTTTTATCCGGACAAACTTTAACAAGAAAAGGGGTAACAACAACAAGAATAAAAACCCGTGAGGACGATACTTATTTTCAATCTTTTATGTTCATAGTTGAAGTTTTTATGATTTGAAAAAGCCCATACCGTCGTGATGACAGGCATGGGCTTTATTATTTCAAAATTTCGTCAGTAAAGCGGATTTACTGACGAAATTTTGATTATCTTTGCGCTGTGGTAAAAATTTTATAATGAGCAATAATAAACTTGACATTGATAGGCTGAAAGAACAATTTGGCGATAAAAATCTGCTATCGCTAAAGGATATTGATGCTTTTTACAGAGAAAAAGAGCCGTCAATACCTAAGACTACGGTTAGTTGGCGTATTTATTCGTTGCTGCAACAGGGAATACTCCAACGGGTCGGTCATGGAAAATACAGCTTTGGCAAAGCACAATACTATATACCCAAAGTCAGCCATAAGATGAAACAAATCGGTCAGACGATAAAGAAAAAGTTCCCCTTCATTAAGTATTGCCAATGGGAATTATCGTCGGTCAATGCGTTTAGCCAACACCTTATAAATTTCAATGTTCTTATTGTCGATGTGGAGCGTGATGCCGTTGAAGCGGTATATTACGAACTGAAAGATAACCATTCAAAAGTTATGTTGGTGCAAAACTTGTACGACAATCTTTCCGAATTTGCCAATACAATCATTGTCCGCCCATTGGTAACGGATTCTCCCATACAAAAGAATGAGAGTATATATGTTGCAACCCTTGAAAAAATATTGGTTGATTTATGTACGGACAAAGTATTTATTTCGTTTCAAGGAAATGAAATCTATCATATCTATGAAAATGCCCTTAGTGCATATACAGTCAATCAGCAAACAATGTTGCGATATGCAGGGCGTAAGACTAAGAGAAAGGAAGTTGAAACAGTATTAAAAACTATAAATCGTCAGTAAAAGCCATTTGCTGACGAAATTTTGCTGCTTATGATTAAGATAGAAAGCACAACAAAAGAGAGGATTGAAGCGATTGCTAAATCCCAAAAAACCGATAAGATACTTGTTGAGAAAGTAGTCAGGGCGTTAATGCTTCTGGAAGGTCTTGCAAAATCCGATTTGGATTTTGTTTTCAAAGGGGGAACTGCTCTAATGTTGTTGTTCAGTTCGGGCAAGCGACTGTCCATTGATATCGATATTATTGTACCCGATAAAGAAGCCGAGTTTGATAGCATTTTGGAGAAAATCTGCAAAGAATATGGATTTACTCGATTTGAGGAACAACCACGAAAAACAAAAACCAAAATAGACAAAGCACATTACAAATTGTTTTTTCATTCGGTTATCGAAGAAAAAGAATCTTATGTATTGTTGGATATTCTGAAAGAAGATATACACTATCAGAATGTAGTTGAAGTGCCGATTGACAGTATGTTCGTAGAGTTAGACGGAGCAGCAATGCAAGTCAGAGTTCCTGATTTCAACAACATACTCGGCGATAAACTGACTGCCTTTGCTCCCAACACAACGGGCATTCCCTATAAGAAAGGCGAAAAAGAAATGGGAATGGAAATTATCAAGCAGATGTATGATATAGGTTGCTTGTGCGACCATGCGGATAATTCGGAGATAGTTGCTTCCGTATTTTCAGCATTTGCCGAAACTGAAATACAGTACAGGGAAAATACATGTACGGTTTCAGACGTATTGGATGATATTATTGATAATTCTTTAGAAATATGCTTGCGGGGTAATCACGGCAAAGCGGATTTCGCTGTTCTCTCCAAAGGTATAACGCAAGTGAAAGGTTTCATTCATTCGGAATCATTCCACCTTGAAAGGGCGATTACTTATGCTGCAAAGGCAGCATATATAGCTGCTGTAATAAAATCTGGGCAAAAAGAATTACGGAAATTCGATGAAGCAAAAATTCAAGATATGAAAGATTGGTTAATAAAAGGACCGATAAACACTAAGTTGAACAAACTTAAGAAAACAAATGCCGAAGCGTTTTTTTATTTGTACCAGTTATCAGAGATAACCCCAAATCTCGAAGAAAAATAAAAAGCAATGGCTGTGATACCGAACTCACAGCCATTTTTCTTAAATCTTAATTCCTTTTGAAGTATCTTTCCTCTCCACTTTCGGCGGACTACCGCCTACCGAAGCAATAACAAGCCTGTCGCCCATGATTTCTTTCACTCCCTGCAAAGTGTTTGGAGTGTCTTGGACAAATGAAGTTTCGGGTTTTCCTTGTGATTGACTTTGATTGTTTACCGAAACTGTATTGTCCTGCATGCTCTCCTGCCCCTCGCTTTCTTCAATTGGTTTAAGTGAGAGTTGGATTTCACGGTCTAACTTAATTAAATCATCTTTCAGAATTTTCAGTTCCGGTTCTTTACGCCAAGTTCCTTCGACTACTTCTTTAAGAACGGGAATGTCCTTTTGCAATTTCTCGTTGTCTGCCTGATACCTCTCCAAAAGTTTCGGCATAGTATCAAAAGCATTCAGGAAATTTTGTGCCGCCGTCTTCGGATCGGTCGCCATTACCCCATGATTGTAGTTGTAGAGAATGTCGCCTTCGCCTTTAATAAAGAAGCGGTTTTGTATTACATCGAAACCGTCCTTAGCTGTGGTTTCGGATTTTACCATTAAATCAAAACCGTAGAGCGTACCAATTTTCTCATGCGCTCCATGTGTACGGGCTTTGTCGGCTATTTCATTCAGCTTCAGCCCGACTTCTTTTGGATTACTGCCCTGCAATCCGTCCAACTGAACAGGATTCAGGCGGGTTATTCCATCCGGATGATACTGCACACGGGATTTGAACGCTTCAATATCTTTAGATATACGGTTAATAAAACCATTGTTCTTCTCCACATCAGAAACAATGCTCTCTAATTTGTAACGTGATGAAGACTTGCCACGCATAAATGCCTGCCGTTCTGATTCAAGGGAAGCGATTTTCTTTTCCAACCGTGCTTTTTCCAATAATTCGGTATTGCCGGACAGAATAGCCACATATTCGGAAAAGTTCATACCGCCTTTTTCGTCCATGCTGCCCTCGTCGATGGTACGGCTTCCCAGTGAATTGTTCTTCAACTGGCGAATGAAAAGCTGCTTATTGTGGAGTAAGCCGAATTTATAAGCATCCAGTGATTTTTCAACGGCATAGATAAGTACATCTACTTTATTATCAGCATATAGTTTGGCTATATCATTGCCTTTGCGAATGCCCCGACCGTCCCGCTGTTCAAGGTCTGACGGTCGCCAAGGCGCATCCAAATGATGAATGGCGACACATCGTTTCTGGGCATTCACGCCTGTACCCAACATTTCAGTAGAGCCAAACAAGACACGGATTTTACCCTCGTTCATGTCCTTAATCATAGTTTTACGAGCCTTGTCCGTTTTGGCTTCCTGAATAAAGCGTATTTCGTGAGCAGGGATTCCGTAGTCATCCACCAGTTTACGCTTTATCTCGGAGCATGGGTTCCATTCTCCGGGCTTGTAAGTGCCCAAATCAGAGAAAATAAATTGGGTTGCCTTGTGTTGGTCGAACTTTGTGTAGTAATCCGATACCATTTTAGCAACATGTGAAGCCTTATTATCCACATGGTTGCCGTACTTAACGGGGTCAATCAGCCGCATATCGAGCGACATTTTTCGGGCGTAGTCCGTAGCAATCAACATCTTGGCTTTTTCCTCCTTTTCGGATAGTGGGGCACGTCCCAATATTTCGCCTTTACCTGTTTTGGCGAACTCGACTAACTTCTGAATAAACTCCTGTTGGTCGGGCGTAGGCGGAATATTATGTAGGATTTCGTTTTTAACAGGTCTGTCGATACCAATATCTTCAGCAGAACGATAGTCCGTAATTTCGGCATAAAAAGCCGCCAATTCGGGTACTTTGATGAAATACCGGAAGCGTTCTTTCTGCACAATCTCGTTTGTTACCGAAAATTCATAGTCTATCGACTTCTTGGCGAAGATTGCCGCCCACGCATCAAATGTATTAATGCCTTGCCGTTCCAGTTCGTTTGGCCGGAGATACTTGAAAAGTAAATATAACTCTGTCAAACTGTTGGAAATGGTTGTACCCGAAAGGAAAGTAGCCCCCAAATCCTTGCCCGTCTTGTCCTGAATGGTACGCAGGGCGAAAAGCATATTTAAGGCACGTTGGGAGCCTTCTGCATTACCCAGACCTGCTACCCTGTCGTGCCGGGTGGTAAAGGTCAGGTTCTTGAAGCGGTGGCTCTCATCAACGTACAAATGGTCGATACCCATTAAACGGAAATCGACCGTATCATCTTTCCGGTTTTCAATCTGATAGGCAATATTACTTAACTTGGCTTCAAGATTAAGCTGCCGCTTGACCAAGCCTTTTTCCATAGCACGGGAAATCTCCTTGCCCTGTGCCCGTAATACTTCCAGATTTTCTTCCACCGAATCGAGTTCCGCCTGTAAGATACGTTGCTGTATTTCGGGCGACTGGGGTATCATACCGAATTGTTCGTGTGTTAAAATGATAGCATCCCAGTTGTTGTTCTTCATTTCGTTGAAGATCTTCGCCCGTTTTGCGGGGGTAAAATCTTCTTTGCCCGGATACAGCACTTTAGCATTGGGGTAAGCCGTACAGAAAGTTTGGGCTATCTCATGCACATTGGCTTTAAGAGCCATAATGAGGGGTTTGTTTACCAATCCCAAACGTTTTTTCTCGTAGGCGCTTACACACATAATGAGGGTTTTACCGCCGCCCACCTCATGGTCGATTATACCCCCGCCATTGAGTTTATCCATCCAAATCGCATCCTTCTGACTTTTGTACAAATCGGGAATACCCAAG
This genomic window contains:
- a CDS encoding hydroxymethylpyrimidine pyrophosphatase-like HAD family hydrolase (product_source=COG0561; cath_funfam=1.10.3870.10; cog=COG0561; superfamily=46785), which translates into the protein MRCGKNFIMSNNKLDIDRLKEQFGDKNLLSLKDIDAFYREKEPSIPKTTVSWRIYSLLQQGILQRVGHGKYSFGKAQYYIPKVSHKMKQIGQTIKKKFPFIKYCQWELSSVNAFSQHLINFNVLIVDVERDAVEAVYYELKDNHSKVMLVQNLYDNLSEFANTIIVRPLVTDSPIQKNESIYVATLEKILVDLCTDKVFISFQGNEIYHIYENALSAYTVNQQTMLRYAGRKTKRKEVETVLKTINRQ
- a CDS encoding hypothetical protein (product_source=Hypo-rule applied; pfam=PF08843; superfamily=81301), coding for MIKIESTTKERIEAIAKSQKTDKILVEKVVRALMLLEGLAKSDLDFVFKGGTALMLLFSSGKRLSIDIDIIVPDKEAEFDSILEKICKEYGFTRFEEQPRKTKTKIDKAHYKLFFHSVIEEKESYVLLDILKEDIHYQNVVEVPIDSMFVELDGAAMQVRVPDFNNILGDKLTAFAPNTTGIPYKKGEKEMGMEIIKQMYDIGCLCDHADNSEIVASVFSAFAETEIQYRENTCTVSDVLDDIIDNSLEICLRGNHGKADFAVLSKGITQVKGFIHSESFHLERAITYAAKAAYIAAVIKSGQKELRKFDEAKIQDMKDWLIKGPINTKLNKLKKTNAEAFFYLYQLSEITPNLEEK
- a CDS encoding hypothetical protein (product_source=Hypo-rule applied; cath_funfam=3.40.50.300; pfam=PF12728; superfamily=46955), whose translation is MYIDKNNFEAWMERIMDRFDKQDKTLDKMSKHRNMLDGELLLDNQDLCMLLNVSKRTLQRYRATGELPFQTLYHKTYYKESDVHAFIRTNFNKKRGNNNKNKNP
- a CDS encoding hypothetical protein (product_source=Hypo-rule applied; cath_funfam=3.40.1360.10,3.40.50.300; smart=SM00382; superfamily=46785,52540,56731,57783): MALSKENILHSTDKGLAVFRHYIVVPFQLGKNFLNPLYNDKHASCNIYYDRKSDCYRLKDFGNDDYSGDCFAFVGKLVGIDCKSPKGFIQIMEKINNDLHLGLSESSKPAAPPKRINNSVENPIAKKSRPYTIQQRSFTSSELDWWGRYGIEERTLKQFNVVSLKRFDSVSKDEKSFYFLSTGEEPMFGYLGKQHIKIYRPKSEIRFLQAGNIPEGYCFGLEQLPAKGDLLFITGGEKDVLTLSLHGFNAISFNSETSNIPQNTIQKLSYRFKHIILLFDVDKTGLSSSEKQTQQLSPYGVKRLLLPLAGTKEEKDVSDYFKLGYTTDDFMKLFIDYLDTLYNETMSALKSCEVDFNNPPPIAKMVISVNDVPLGTQGNLLCITGGEGTGKSNYVATLIAGSIRKQGECIDSLGLTIEENHKGKAVLFYDTEQSEVQLYKNINNLLRRAKQEQMPDNFHAYCLTGISRKERLQAIIQSMDKYHYQYKGIQLVVIDGIADLIKCANDEAESIAVIEELYRLAGIYNTCIVTVLHFIPNGLKLRGHLGSELQRKAAAILSIEHDNEPSVSVVKALKVRDGSPLDVPLMLFSWDKEKGMHVYMGEKSTEAKEKRKENDLASVAKEIFSRKRFLTYAELCELIQMSLDVKERTAKNYIKFMREKEIIIKDPSNQNYFMIGHII
- a CDS encoding N12 class adenine-specific DNA methylase (product_source=COG4646; cath_funfam=1.20.5.190,3.40.50.10810; cog=COG4646; pfam=PF00271; smart=SM00487,SM00490; superfamily=52540,58042); amino-acid sequence: MDAGGTEILSLERYVNGKAVKADIFQQPVAFNPNEITHADNAREALTASLNKYATVNLEYMAGLTGDTSDEILEELKGQVFFNPMIGAYEIKDKFISGNVISKAEHVERYIENHPDHETAKESLKALKEAIPRPIPFEDLDFNFGERWIPSGIYSKYASHLFDTNVSVHYAQSRDEYTLKADSKNIKIWDQYAVKSTNRTFDGIALMKHALHNTSPDITKKVNKMIDGEIKEVKVRDSESIQLANSKIDEIRNGFVEWLNEQSQEFKDRLADKYNRTFNCFVRPEYDGSQQEFPGLDLKGLGIPDLYKSQKDAIWMDKLNGGGIIDHEVGGGKTLIMCVSAYEKKRLGLVNKPLIMALKANVHEIAQTFCTAYPNAKVLYPGKEDFTPAKRAKIFNEMKNNNWDAIILTHEQFGMIPQSPEIQQRILQAELDSVEENLEVLRAQGKEISRAMEKGLVKRQLNLEAKLSNIAYQIENRKDDTVDFRLMGIDHLYVDESHRFKNLTFTTRHDRVAGLGNAEGSQRALNMLFALRTIQDKTGKDLGATFLSGTTISNSLTELYLLFKYLRPNELERQGINTFDAWAAIFAKKSIDYEFSVTNEIVQKERFRYFIKVPELAAFYAEITDYRSAEDIGIDRPVKNEILHNIPPTPDQQEFIQKLVEFAKTGKGEILGRAPLSEKEEKAKMLIATDYARKMSLDMRLIDPVKYGNHVDNKASHVAKMVSDYYTKFDQHKATQFIFSDLGTYKPGEWNPCSEIKRKLVDDYGIPAHEIRFIQEAKTDKARKTMIKDMNEGKIRVLFGSTEMLGTGVNAQKRCVAIHHLDAPWRPSDLEQRDGRGIRKGNDIAKLYADNKVDVLIYAVEKSLDAYKFGLLHNKQLFIRQLKNNSLGSRTIDEGSMDEKGGMNFSEYVAILSGNTELLEKARLEKKIASLESERQAFMRGKSSSRYKLESIVSDVEKNNGFINRISKDIEAFKSRVQYHPDGITRLNPVQLDGLQGSNPKEVGLKLNEIADKARTHGAHEKIGTLYGFDLMVKSETTAKDGFDVIQNRFFIKGEGDILYNYNHGVMATDPKTAAQNFLNAFDTMPKLLERYQADNEKLQKDIPVLKEVVEGTWRKEPELKILKDDLIKLDREIQLSLKPIEESEGQESMQDNTVSVNNQSQSQGKPETSFVQDTPNTLQGVKEIMGDRLVIASVGGSPPKVERKDTSKGIKI